The Raphanus sativus cultivar WK10039 chromosome 6, ASM80110v3, whole genome shotgun sequence sequence CTCAGTACGAAGAGCCCGGAGTAACCCCATCGTCCTAGCCATCCTCTGCGTCGTCAATTTCTTTGGATTTCGGAAATTACAAAACTGAAAGATTAGAGAACTAGGGTTTTTAATTTGAGagctatgttttttttatctgtcttgaaagagaagaagaagagatgagaaaaaaaatatggaaGAGATGCAAAACGACATAGGTTCATtaattttgaatcaatttttttaaaaaaaaaacgttgtTTAGTTACTTAATAGACGTTTATGAGTTTAACTATTGACTATTCTGAATTTCTAATCTGGTCTACTCAAAAAATATATGAGATTTAAAATAGCCATTATCtaaaaattgataatttttgCTCAAATACAAGTTTAAggttttttggtttaaatttgaaagttcTATTTTTTGgcattttctcttaattttttatattttctaatttatatataattttaatcattattttttttatgaaggTAGTTATGTTTAAAACTGATCAAGTAATACAAAGGTATATATTAAGGCccatatacattttttattatgaTCTATTTTGTCAAtttctcacaaaaaaaaatatttgattgagCAGACGCCTAACTCTTTTTTTAAGTATTCCTCCAACGGTCAAAAATATGGAAAGCCGTCGTTTAAAATCCTCAGATCCGTCTTTCCAAACATAAGCAAGTAGCCGTTACGATTCTCTTTCCACAATCTCTCCCTCTTTCAAAATCCTCAGATCTGTGTTTCTTGATCTCGCGATTTCTAGGTCTAAATTCTTTTACTTGAACGAACAACAAAAAGATCTCTCATGGCTTCTCCTCCAATCCCAAACagaccaaaccctaaacccagaAACTCCGAGGCCGGTGATCCTTTGCGCCGGAGTTTCGGAGGCAACCCATTTCCGGTCAACTCTAAAGTCAACGTCCCCTCAGGTCAGGGTTTCTTTTCTCGTTTTGAAGTTTTCTTGGCTACTGAGTATTGTGTTGCTCAGATTAGGATTTAGCTTCCGAAATTTGTGGAAAGTCCTTAGCTTTGTGTCTCTTCAGAGAAAGTTTTCATTTCGAGTGTTGTGTTTCTCACATTAGGGTTTAACTTAGTGTTTTAAATCTAACTGTTTAGTTCACTATGATTCTTGATTGCTGAGTGTTTGTGATGATTGTGAGTTCCTCAGATGTTTCGCGGAGGAACTCTTTTGGTGGCAGAGAAAACAGTCGGCTTGACTTTAGCGACAAAGAGAACGAGACCAAAGCTTTTCCTCCAACTACTCCAAAAGGTTCCAAGAACTTCATGTCCCCAACAATCTCAGCTGTTTCCAAAATCAACCCATCTCCAAGGAAGAGAGTGATCTTGTCTGATAAAAACCAAGTCTCTCGTTCGCTATCTGATGTTAAAGGCTTAACCTTTGAGGAGGATACCAAAAGCCATCAGTCATGCGTTTCGTTTTCAGATGATGAAAAGAAGAAGCGGTTTGAGCGACCACATGACATGACTGTCACTGATTTCGATGAGAGTGAAGTTCTTGACGACAAGGGGATTGTTTATTCTGATCCAAGGTTCAGGATTAGCCCTCGCCCTTGTCTTCCCTACACATCTCCTGAGTTTCCAGCTGCTCCATCGTTGTTGCCTCCTTATGATCCCAAGAAGAACTATCTGTCGCCAAGGCCTCAGTTCCTTCATTATAGGCCTAATCCAAGAGTTGAGAAGCATTTCGATGAGTGTAAGCAGCTGGAGGAGCTTTTCATCTCTGAAAGCTCTTCTTCCGACACTGAACTGTCTGCCGAGGAACAAGAGAAGGATGTTTCTCATGAAGGTGGAGACGAGGCAGTAGCAGGAGAAAAGACTGAAGATGTGGAGCAAGTGGAATCAGAGAGTGATGAAGAAATGGTCTGTGAGAGCATTGAAGTGACGAGTCAAGTTCCAAAACAGTCAGGTTCCAGACCATTCAGGTTCATTGGTTGGTTTCTGGCTCTGTCTTTGGGGTATCTGTTGGTTTCAGCGTCATTTTCTGGACCCACCGGACTTTCAATTCTTATGGAATCACCTTTACACGAGTTCCATCTCCCAAACGGCATCAAAGAGTTTGCAGAAGGTAACAAGTTGGAGGAGTTGAGTGAAAGGCTCTGGACTTTGACAGAAGCATCGCTTGTGTACGTGAGTAAGATGATGTCACGGCTAGGAGGAGTAACCGAGGAATATGCTCCATTGCAGTTTCATAACTTGACGTATAGTTTGGAAGAGAGTACTGTTTTCCAGCCAACAAGAGTTGAAATCAATGGAGAACCATTACACGAGAAGGTCAGAGGTGAAGACAGTCTTGAGGATGACTATGAACATGAATTTGAGGAGGAGAGTGGCGAAGAGGAAAACTCAGAAATAGAAGATGGTAAAGTTGATGAGGAGACTGAGATGCCACCAGGCACAGACATAGAGTTGAAGGAAGGTGAAAAGAAATTGGAAGCTATTGTGATTGAAGAACCTGAGGTGATTCTTGCTGAAGTAAACAATGATGCAGAAGGTCTTGAATCTCAAGAAAATCTTGAAACTGGATCAATCAAAAAGGACCAGGTTGAGATAGAAGCTGATACTGAAGCTATCTACATTGACCAGCATGATGTTGAAACCGCTGCCATTAAAGCGCACCAGCAAATAGACAGTGTGTTGGCTGATGCTGAAAGTGGAGCAGAAGAAGGTTTCAGAGATATAACAGCTGAAACTAGTGATGATCTTCATCCTGAAGTGGCTGGTGCTGAAAGTGAACCAGAAGAAACTGTTAGAGAAATTGCAGCAGAAACTAGTGAAGATGTGCATCCTGAAGCAAGATCATTTAACAAGGCAATGATAGTATTGTCCTCGACCGTGATGGTTCTACTTGCAGCGGTTGCTTTCTTGTTCACTAAGAAGGCAAAGCATGTGACTGTATCTGCTTCTGAACCAGCACCTGAGCCAGTGGAGAATCTGGTGAAAGAAAAGCTATCTTCATTGAATATCCAGgcagaagtagaagaagaagttgatgaCAGAATAAGTAACAGTGTCCATAAAAAGAGCTCATCCCTCAGCAACAACAAAGGACCTAAAGAACAGGAAAGCTTAGGAGGCAACAACAGCAAGCTGAGGAGAGAATCAATGGCATCATCAGCATCAGAATACTCCGTAGGCTCTTTCTCATATGGAAGTTTCACAACTTACGAGAAAATACCCATCAAAAGTGTAAGTAAAAAAGCTTTTCACCGAAGGTTTCTTGCATCGTCTTAGCTAACACCAACCAATTTATATTATCTGCAGGGAGATGGAGAGGAAGAGATGATAACACCTGTGAGACGTTCAAGCCGAATCAGGAAACACCTCCAACCTTCTTCTATGCTATGAGAAAGAGATACGCAGGCTTGTCACTGCACTACTCTGCAATCTTTAGTTTCACATTGCACCACTCTGCAATCTTTAGTTTCATATGAATTTAGAATTAGCTTTCTTATGAGTGTTCTAATCTCTTGGATTGTAACTGAACTTGTTTGGATATGGAGTTTGTTTCCTTGTGTTGTCAATCACAATCGTTATGTGTGGAAGTTGGATGAGAGGCCTCTCATCCTACACCCATGAGGTTTTTATCGTTTTGACCGATCATTTGTTCACATTGGAAATTCGAGTAAAAGTGAGTTCTAGCGAGCTTATCTTTGTGTTCAAAGTTGACGGAGACAAATGGGAGATACGAGAATGCGGTGTAGATGAACATGTGGATGTCCTTCATTTTGATGAGTAGAAACTGTGATTTTAAAAACTCTATGGAGACGGAAGACTTGTGAGTTGTTATCACCGTTGATAGGTTTGAAAGTTGCTCCCTTCTTGTCTCTACAAACATTACTTACTTAGTTCAAGCGTTTCCAGAGGCCTTATGAAGAAGATTATGTGTAATGTTCGTCTTTGTTATGTTGTGTTTTGTAGAATACATAAAAGTGTATTTATTGTGTTGTAACAAAGTTGATTCAATCTAAAGATTGTTTCTCTGTGTCAGTTCCCTTCGTTCTCAGAGCAATCCAACAAAGCATCAAACGTTTTATTGTATTTGTTTTTACATATGGAGACCAAATAAACAAAAGATCAAAACCAGAGCCAAAAGCAAACAGAGTACAAATACAGGGCTCATTCTCTCCAGTTTCCACTGTCGGCTCGGCCACCGTAACCTCCGTCTCCGCCACCACCATAACCACCCTCACGACGCCCACCTCCATAACCACCACCTCCGTATCCACCTTGATCACGCCTTCCTCCGTAACCACCCCCACCACTTCCataaccaccaccacctcctcggTTATATCCACCGCTGTTACCACCGCGACTACTACGAGCTTGAGCCTCGTTGACAGTGATGTTGCGACCATCAAGTTCTTGACCGTTCATCCTTTCAATCGCAGTTCTCATCGATTCTTCATCTTTAAAAGTCACGAACCCGAACCCTTTAGACCTCCCTGTCTCACGATCAATAATGATCTGATCCAACAATAAACATAAAATCTTTAAATCAAACGTATTACACAAAACACAAGAATCGGATacgaagaagatgaaacatACAGACTGAtgtaaaaacagagtaaaagaTTCAACAAAACTagaaacagagtaaaaaaagttaacaccaaaaaaaaaaacagagccgGGTCAGATAATTCCGATCCGGGTCGTCTTAAACGGACCTTGGAGTCGAGAACTTCTCCGAATTCACTGAAAGTTCTTCCAAGAGATTGCTCGTCGGTGGCCCAAGCTAAGCCTCCAACGAAACACCTGTACTCGCCCTCTGCCGAATCCATCTTCAAATTATCtaagctttcttttttttttctgtcacaCAAAAATTATCTAAGGCTTCTAAGCTCAAAATGAAGACAGGGAAACAAAACTCTTGGTGGTTCGGTAAGAAGAAGATTTGAAAGATTTTGGTGGTTCGGTAATTACGAGGACGATGACGTGTCCGAAGCATAGAGTGCAGACGTCGTTTCTAAATAGATAGAGGCGCCAATGACACGGCTTCCGTGCATCATAACATATGTGTTTGGTTACATGTTCAAAGATTTCTCGAGATATATTTATATCCGAATCCAAACATAAGTGTTGCTGTCACTTTTGATGCGGAGATTGTTGTTGTGCGTGTGTGGGTGACGATTCGCACCGCATGACTTCTTCCACGTCACCACGATCAAAATTAATATGTTGCCTGATCAAATGGTTCGTGTTtactttacatttttaaaaagaaatcaaattgtttgaaatgaaataaaaaattatctgaaactatttttctaaaaacttgtatatattttcataaaatgataaaataaaaaaattatagtaattttaaaagtaaaaaatataatttaaataaatgtttaaaattcttaaaaaacttcaaaaattcCGAAATTTTCTcaagtattgatttttttatttaggaGTGAGGGAGGGAATTAATAGGAGACAAATTTAGGTAGAGTTGATTGATTTTAAGAAtcaataaatttgttaaatttataaaaaattctaGTGAGtgtttcatatttaaaaagtcTATAAAATTATTCCACTACAATAATTTTAAGAATCT is a genomic window containing:
- the LOC108812630 gene encoding glycine-rich RNA-binding protein; amino-acid sequence: MDSAEGEYRCFVGGLAWATDEQSLGRTFSEFGEVLDSKIIIDRETGRSKGFGFVTFKDEESMRTAIERMNGQELDGRNITVNEAQARSSRGGNSGGYNRGGGGGYGSGGGGYGGRRDQGGYGGGGYGGGRREGGYGGGGDGGYGGRADSGNWRE
- the LOC108812629 gene encoding uncharacterized protein LOC108812629, with the translated sequence MASPPIPNRPNPKPRNSEAGDPLRRSFGGNPFPVNSKVNVPSDVSRRNSFGGRENSRLDFSDKENETKAFPPTTPKGSKNFMSPTISAVSKINPSPRKRVILSDKNQVSRSLSDVKGLTFEEDTKSHQSCVSFSDDEKKKRFERPHDMTVTDFDESEVLDDKGIVYSDPRFRISPRPCLPYTSPEFPAAPSLLPPYDPKKNYLSPRPQFLHYRPNPRVEKHFDECKQLEELFISESSSSDTELSAEEQEKDVSHEGGDEAVAGEKTEDVEQVESESDEEMVCESIEVTSQVPKQSGSRPFRFIGWFLALSLGYLLVSASFSGPTGLSILMESPLHEFHLPNGIKEFAEGNKLEELSERLWTLTEASLVYVSKMMSRLGGVTEEYAPLQFHNLTYSLEESTVFQPTRVEINGEPLHEKVRGEDSLEDDYEHEFEEESGEEENSEIEDGKVDEETEMPPGTDIELKEGEKKLEAIVIEEPEVILAEVNNDAEGLESQENLETGSIKKDQVEIEADTEAIYIDQHDVETAAIKAHQQIDSVLADAESGAEEGFRDITAETSDDLHPEVAGAESEPEETVREIAAETSEDVHPEARSFNKAMIVLSSTVMVLLAAVAFLFTKKAKHVTVSASEPAPEPVENLVKEKLSSLNIQAEVEEEVDDRISNSVHKKSSSLSNNKGPKEQESLGGNNSKLRRESMASSASEYSVGSFSYGSFTTYEKIPIKSGDGEEEMITPVRRSSRIRKHLQPSSML